From Acidobacteriota bacterium:
GGGATTCGAACCCACGTGCCCGCTTTTGGCAGGCAAGACGCTTTCGAGGCGCCCCCGTTATGACCACTTCGGTACCTCTCCGCAAAGACGTAGCCCTGGTAATTGCGGCTATGAGATTAAACGTGCGCGATGGTCCCGGTTGTCTTCAGGGTCCGGACCGGCGCTTTTTTCGGCGCTCGCGAAAGAACTTCCGAAGAATGGCCGCGCAGTCTGCCTGGAGGATTCCGTTTTTAAATGCAACGTTGTGGTTCAGTTTCTCGTTGTTCAACACTGATAAGACTGAGCCACAGGCGCCAGCTTTGGGATCCATGGCCCCCACAACCAGTCTTTGTATGCGCGACTGGACGATTGTTCCAGCGCACATCGCACAAGGCTCGATTGTAACATACAGGGTACACCCCGGCAGGCGGTAGTTCCCGAGCTTACGTCCTGCTCGGCGCAGCGCCAGCACTTCAGCATGCGCGGAAGGATCATTCAAATGGATAGGTCGATTGTGAGCCCGGGTGATAATTTCGCCGCCGCTTACAACCACTGCTCCCACTGGGACCTCGCCCTCTCGATAGCCACGGCGCGCCTGTCGCAAAGCCTCGCGCATGTACTGGCTGTCCTGGTCTTTCACGTGGGCCGTTTTACTGGTGTGCATCCTTGTATGCTAGCACCTTTGAGGCGTGATATGATCTGCGCTGCGGCGGGGAAGTCCAAAGGCAACAATGACCTGCGCTCGAGACGGGATTCATTCTCGGCTCGTCTCCCTCTGCTTGTTCAGTGGGGCAGTAACGTTTTGTTCAGTGGGGCAGTAACGTTGGTCTCCAATCGATTTACATTTGAAGGAGGAACTGATTCAATGAGCTCTATTAATCGACGCGATTTTCTCCTGACAGGCCTTGCTGCCTCAGCCTCTTTGCTGGCTGTGGGCGGCGGTCTGGATTTATACGCTGATCCTTATGGCATTCCAGTTGGTTTGCAGCTTTACACGGTGCGGCGGCAGCTTGACAAGAATTTTGCAGGCACCCTGCGCAAGGTAGCCTCAGTTGGCTACACGGAGGTGCAATTTTCAGGTTTTCACAACCAGCCGGTTCCGCATATCAAGCAGCTTATTGATGAGATCGGTCTGAAGACCCACGCCGGCCATTTTGGCTATGATGTCCTCACCTCGAGCCTGTCTCAAGTGATTGACGACGCGCATACGCTCGGCATGGACTATGTTGTTCTATCGTCGGTTCCGGAATCTTTCCGCCACTCGATTGATGGATACAAGCGGGCGGCTGACTTCTTCAACAAAACAGGCAATGGGTGCATGAAAGGCGGTCTCCATTTCGGGTACCACAACCATAACCGGGACTTTGAGAAATTCGGCGACGTGATCGCGCTTGATTTGATGCTGCAGAAGACAGACCCGGCCTCCGTCTGTTTTGAAATGGATTGCTTCTGGGTCACGCGCGCCGGTTACGATCCCGTCGCTTACATGAATAAGTATCCGGGCCGCTTTCCGGTCCTGCACATCAAGGACGAGAGAAAGCATTATCCGCCAACCGTCTCCGGCCGTACGCCATCCGAAGCCTTTGCGCCGGTGGGGAAGGGTGTGATTGACTGGAAGCGGATTTTTGAGGCGGCTCCCAGGGGCGGCGTGAAGCGTTACTATGTTGAGCAGGATGAGACCGAACTTCCGGTCTTTGAGGCCATCAAGATCAGTTACGATTATCTCCACAATCTCGCGGTTTAAACCGTCAGGCATGGAGGCGGCAAATGTCGGTGAACATCAGGCGGGCTTACGATGCGCCAGGCGCTCGAGACGGCACCCGCATCCTGGTGGACGGACTCTGGCCCCGGGGGGTCACCAGGGACGAACTCAAAATCAGCGCGTGGGAGAAGGCCATTGCGCCGTCAAAAACCCTGCGAAGCTGGTACGGGCATGACCCCGTAAAGTGGCCGGAATTCCGCAAGCGATATCGCGAAGAGCTTGCGGAACCGCTGCGCAAGGAGGCCCTCGATCGATTGGTCCGCCTGGCGGGGCAGGGAACCCTCACGCTGGTTTTCGGCGCGCGTGACGCCGAACGTTCCAACGCTGCCGTCATCGCGGAGTTGATCCTGACAAAGTCAAAAGCCGGCGAGGGAACACGTGTTGAGGCAAGCCGCAGCCCGCGCAAGGCAAAGCAATAGCCCTGCCCGATTGTGAGCCAGGGCTTTTGTTAACGCGCAAGGCATATGGGCCTGCGACAACGAATGATCAGCGTGCGGCCGGCGGGTTTACCTGGTTGCCGGCTTGGCGCCGACACCAAACCAGCGGCCCCTGGCCGGGACTGCGGTTATCTGGTCAAACGTCAGCTTCTCCTCGGCCCACCGCGCCAGTCGAACAAACGGCAAGCCCAGGAGAAAATAGATCGCCGCGGTCAGGAGCCCGACGCCGATGTAGTCATAATAGGTTGACGCGAGTTCACCATAGACTTTGGTCAGCTCGACCATGGTGATGACTGACACAATCGATGAATCCTTGAAAAGCGAGATGAAATCATTGGTCACTGGCGGGATGGCCAGCCGCATTGCCTGAGGCAGAATCACGTGCTGCAGCGCCTGGGCGCGCGTCATCCCGAGTGAAAGCGCCGCCTCCATCTGGCCGCGTGGAATGGCCTGAATGGCTCCGCGGTAGTTTTCAGCTTCGTAGGCAGCATAATTCAGACCCAGGCCGACAATCGCGGCAACAAACGGACTGAGCCTGATACCCACCGAGGGCAAACCGTAAAAAATCAGGTAAAGCTGAATCAGCAGCGGCGTACCGCGCATCACCTCGATAAACGCCCGCGCCGCGCGGGCCGGAAAAAATGGACCGTAGAGATTTGTCAGCGCCAAAAGCAAGCCGACCGACACGGCCACGGCCATTCCGAGGAGGGAAATCGCCAGTGTCATGGGTGCGCCCCGGCCCAGCAAGAGGGGCAGGTAACCGGCATACTGGCGCAGCTGGTCGCGCCACGAAAGCTGCCGGGTCACGCTTTTTGTGTAATCCTCGTAGGCCTGCGGAGCCGAACCAATCTGTGCGAACAGCGCTTCAGTTGTGCTGTTCCACAAACCCCACTTCTGGTAAATGCTCCGAAGTTCTCCCGACTGGATCAGGCCAATCAATGCAGAGTTCAATTGCCTGAGCAGTTCTCCGTCCTGCTTACGGACCCCGATCCCGTATCTGATCTCGCTGATGGGACTACCAACAAATTTCAGTTTCGGATTGGGTTTGCTGTAATAGACAGCGATCGGCCAGTCCATCAAGACGGCATCGAGCCGGCCGTTGGCCAGGTCTTCATAAGCATTGATCTGCCCATCGTAGGTGCGAAGGCTGATCCCGCCTTCACGCTCCAATACCCGTTCGGCCAGGGAGTACTTCAGCGTGCCTGCAGTTTTGCCTTTAAGGTCGGCGAGGGAGCTGATCGAGCGGTTGTCCGCTCGCACGCTCAATTGCTCCGCGGTGGCATAATACGGGATTGTGAAATTGATCTGCCGCTTGCGGTCATCGGTAATTTCCAATCCGTTCAGTGCGATGTCATAGTTGTCGCGCTCGAGGCCGGATATCAGCCCGTCCCACTGGTTCTGTACAAAGACAGCACGGCGATGGAGCCTTCGCCCCAGAGCGTTGGCCAGGTCGACCTCAAATCCGATGGTCTCCTGCGGGTTCCGGGGGTTGACGAAGACGTAAGGCGCGCCGCCCTCCGCGTCGCCACCCCACCGAAGCTCCATGCTGCCGCCCCGCGCCATAGGCGCTCTTGCGAGGGCCAGTAAGCTGATCGCCAGCACTACCAGAATACGTCTCATGTTGACGGACCTCATTAGAAGAAATTGCGCAGAAAGTGGCGGGTGCGTTCATCGCGTGGCGAAGTGAACAGGCCTTCCGCAGGGCCGGATTCGACGATCTCGCCGTCATGAATAAACAGGATGTTGTCCGCTGCTTCCCGCGCGAAACGCATTTCGTGAGTGACAACCACCTGGGTCATTCCCTCGTCGTCAAGTTTGCGCATGATCTGCAGCACTTCATTCACAAGGCTTGGGTCGAGGGCCGATGTCGGCTCATCGTAAAGCATCACCCTTGGAGACATGGCGAGGGCGCGGGCGATAGCGGCGCGCTGCTGCTGGCCCCCGGAAAGCTGCGACGGATAGTAATGGGCGCGGTCCTCCAGGCCGACCTTTACAAGCAGTTCGGTGGCCCTTTCCTCGGCTTCTTTGCGGCCCAGCCCCTTGGCGACCATCGGCGCCTTGACGGCGTTTTCCAGCACCGTCAGGTGGGGGAAGAGATTGAATCCCTGAAAAACTATCCCGACTTCCTTCCGGAGTTTGCGAAGATCAATATGGTTGGGCCCGCGGTCCTGCGGCTGACCGTGCCGTTCGAGAGTGATGTCTCCAATCCGCACACGTCCGCTGTCAAATGTTTCCAGGCCATTCAAACAGCGCAAGAGGGTTGATTTTCCGCAGCCCGAAGGACCGATGATTACGGTCAACTGCGATTTTGAAACCGTAAAGCTGACGTCCCGCAGCGCTGCAATGGTCCCAAAATGCTTGTAAAGGCGGCCTACCTCAATTATTTCGTTCATCGCGTCCCGGCGCCTGCCTCGCCGCGGCAAGCGCAAGCCAGCTTATTGTAGCGCATTGCCCCAATGCATCAAGATGTCTCCGTGGGTCCTAGTGGGCCGGTATTCCGCCGCGGCTTTTGGGTTTTCGCATCAGGAAAACGGCGGGCATGACGATGATGAAGAGTACGGCCAGGAACAGGTAGGTGTGGTTGAACGACATCATGGACGCCTGCCGCTGCACCATGCCGAACAGCGCCGCATAGGCGCGCTGGGATGCGGTAAAGGCGTCCGCCCCTGAGCTCATGAAAAAGCTGCGAAGGCCTTCAAACGCCGACTGAGTTTGCGGGCTGTATGGAGTAACGTTTCGCCCCAGGAAATTGGTGTAACTCTGGGTGCTCCGCGCAACGATGGTGGTGGAAAGTGCTATACCCATGCTCCCGCCGATATTCCGCATCAGGTTAAAGATGCTGGTGGCGTTACCCATTTTTTCATTCGGAATAGGGTCCATGGTCACAGTGGTGAGCGGCACAAAAAGGAACCCCAGAGACAATCCCTGCAGAAACTGCGCCCAGAATATTTGCCAGTAACCAACGTCAAGGTTGAGCGTGCCCAGAAGCACCAGTGAGAGGGAGCAGGCGACAAGCCCAATCACCAGCAGCTTACGCGGGTCAAAGCGGGACATGATGGCGCCGACGAAAGGCATGGCAATAAAAGAACCTAACCCTCTCGGAAACATGGCGACGCCGGCCTGAAGCGCCGGATAGCCCAGAATGGTCTGCAGAAAGATGGGCAGGATCACCAGGCTTCCATAAAGGACAAAGCCCAGAACGGTCATCAGAAAAACGCCCGCGCTGTAGGTGCGTTCCCTGAATGCCCGAAGGTCCACCACGGGGTGGGCCACTACCAGTTCATAAATTACAAATACGACAAGGGCAACGATGCTGATGACGGTCAACCGGGTGATCAGGTCCGATGAAAACCAGTCTTTTTCCTGGCCTTTGTCCAGAACGATCTGCAATGCGGCGATCCCCACGGCCAGCATTCCCATGCCCCAGTAGTCGATTCTGCTCACGGTCCGCCGGATGTAGTGCGGGTCAAAAATAAAGAGCTGGGTCATGATGAGCGCAAGAACTCCCACCGGAATATTGATGTAAAACACCCACCGCCAGCTGTAGCTGTCTGTCAGCCAGCCTCCCAGCACCGGGCCCAGCATGGGCGCCACTACAATACCAAGGCCCCAGAAGCCCATGGCCTTGCCGCGGTCTTCGGGGGGAAAGGATTCCAGCAAAACCGCCTGCGAGATGGGCTGGAGTCCGCCACCGCAGGCCCCTTGCAGGACCCTGAATATAACCAGCGCCGGCAGGTTGGGCGCCAGTCCACACAGGAACGAGGCCACCGTAAATCCCGTGACGGAAGTCATCAGCATGCGCTTTCGGCCGAAGTAGTTGGAGAGCCAGCCAGTCATGGGGAGGATGATGGCGTTGGCCACCAGGTAGGAGGTCAGCGTCCAGGTGGCTTCATCCACCGAGGCCGACATGCTGCCGGCGATGTGCGGCAGTGAAACGTTCACTACGGTGGTGTCGAGCACTTCCATAAAGGTGCTCAGCATCACCGCGGTGGCGATGATCCACGGATTAATTTTAGGCGTTTCGAGTTCTTTTGCCATGCTCAGGAAGCCCTGGGTATCAGCCCCGC
This genomic window contains:
- the tadA gene encoding tRNA adenosine(34) deaminase TadA codes for the protein MHTSKTAHVKDQDSQYMREALRQARRGYREGEVPVGAVVVSGGEIITRAHNRPIHLNDPSAHAEVLALRRAGRKLGNYRLPGCTLYVTIEPCAMCAGTIVQSRIQRLVVGAMDPKAGACGSVLSVLNNEKLNHNVAFKNGILQADCAAILRKFFRERRKKRRSGP
- a CDS encoding DUF488 family protein; translated protein: MSVNIRRAYDAPGARDGTRILVDGLWPRGVTRDELKISAWEKAIAPSKTLRSWYGHDPVKWPEFRKRYREELAEPLRKEALDRLVRLAGQGTLTLVFGARDAERSNAAVIAELILTKSKAGEGTRVEASRSPRKAKQ
- a CDS encoding sugar phosphate isomerase/epimerase; amino-acid sequence: MLAPLRRDMICAAAGKSKGNNDLRSRRDSFSARLPLLVQWGSNVLFSGAVTLVSNRFTFEGGTDSMSSINRRDFLLTGLAASASLLAVGGGLDLYADPYGIPVGLQLYTVRRQLDKNFAGTLRKVASVGYTEVQFSGFHNQPVPHIKQLIDEIGLKTHAGHFGYDVLTSSLSQVIDDAHTLGMDYVVLSSVPESFRHSIDGYKRAADFFNKTGNGCMKGGLHFGYHNHNRDFEKFGDVIALDLMLQKTDPASVCFEMDCFWVTRAGYDPVAYMNKYPGRFPVLHIKDERKHYPPTVSGRTPSEAFAPVGKGVIDWKRIFEAAPRGGVKRYYVEQDETELPVFEAIKISYDYLHNLAV
- a CDS encoding DHA2 family efflux MFS transporter permease subunit; amino-acid sequence: MAKELETPKINPWIIATAVMLSTFMEVLDTTVVNVSLPHIAGSMSASVDEATWTLTSYLVANAIILPMTGWLSNYFGRKRMLMTSVTGFTVASFLCGLAPNLPALVIFRVLQGACGGGLQPISQAVLLESFPPEDRGKAMGFWGLGIVVAPMLGPVLGGWLTDSYSWRWVFYINIPVGVLALIMTQLFIFDPHYIRRTVSRIDYWGMGMLAVGIAALQIVLDKGQEKDWFSSDLITRLTVISIVALVVFVIYELVVAHPVVDLRAFRERTYSAGVFLMTVLGFVLYGSLVILPIFLQTILGYPALQAGVAMFPRGLGSFIAMPFVGAIMSRFDPRKLLVIGLVACSLSLVLLGTLNLDVGYWQIFWAQFLQGLSLGFLFVPLTTVTMDPIPNEKMGNATSIFNLMRNIGGSMGIALSTTIVARSTQSYTNFLGRNVTPYSPQTQSAFEGLRSFFMSSGADAFTASQRAYAALFGMVQRQASMMSFNHTYLFLAVLFIIVMPAVFLMRKPKSRGGIPAH
- a CDS encoding amino acid ABC transporter ATP-binding protein; translated protein: MIEVGRLYKHFGTIAALRDVSFTVSKSQLTVIIGPSGCGKSTLLRCLNGLETFDSGRVRIGDITLERHGQPQDRGPNHIDLRKLRKEVGIVFQGFNLFPHLTVLENAVKAPMVAKGLGRKEAEERATELLVKVGLEDRAHYYPSQLSGGQQQRAAIARALAMSPRVMLYDEPTSALDPSLVNEVLQIMRKLDDEGMTQVVVTHEMRFAREAADNILFIHDGEIVESGPAEGLFTSPRDERTRHFLRNFF
- a CDS encoding transporter substrate-binding domain-containing protein gives rise to the protein MRRILVVLAISLLALARAPMARGGSMELRWGGDAEGGAPYVFVNPRNPQETIGFEVDLANALGRRLHRRAVFVQNQWDGLISGLERDNYDIALNGLEITDDRKRQINFTIPYYATAEQLSVRADNRSISSLADLKGKTAGTLKYSLAERVLEREGGISLRTYDGQINAYEDLANGRLDAVLMDWPIAVYYSKPNPKLKFVGSPISEIRYGIGVRKQDGELLRQLNSALIGLIQSGELRSIYQKWGLWNSTTEALFAQIGSAPQAYEDYTKSVTRQLSWRDQLRQYAGYLPLLLGRGAPMTLAISLLGMAVAVSVGLLLALTNLYGPFFPARAARAFIEVMRGTPLLIQLYLIFYGLPSVGIRLSPFVAAIVGLGLNYAAYEAENYRGAIQAIPRGQMEAALSLGMTRAQALQHVILPQAMRLAIPPVTNDFISLFKDSSIVSVITMVELTKVYGELASTYYDYIGVGLLTAAIYFLLGLPFVRLARWAEEKLTFDQITAVPARGRWFGVGAKPATR